The Ptychodera flava strain L36383 unplaced genomic scaffold, AS_Pfla_20210202 Scaffold_37__1_contigs__length_1687728_pilon, whole genome shotgun sequence genome contains a region encoding:
- the LOC139127825 gene encoding tyrosine kinase receptor Cad96Ca-like, with protein sequence MVCKISNFGYSTDVIGNTQFFELTNQFEISYQWMALESLLQRTFTTKSDVWSYGIALWEIFTLGQRPYFKDTQSEVLTKLNKGYRLLKPGYCEEELYRLMLACWKTKQESRPSFAEIISSISQVSKIIPVQRASHERDDKVSGKIRRPSLQRQFRVDHYIVRVTREVFRGKFSQIYLGKARMIDDESDSVQNVAVKVFTDVSTEVSSLQREVDLMKSIPSHENVIGLLAYCTDEAPPFFVMEFARHGNLQRHLVENRPRFLTGDGMSSQRHIFSFAKDIACGMEHLSNIGITHRYLTAKHVLVFTNTICKISSLGYVSDVTHGKRLLDMAKEVRHPYQWMALETLTNWTFNTYTDVWSFGVVLWEIITLGKKPFEGFEQHEVLARLRKGYRLLKPSHCSDEVYDTMLSCWRKESNERPSFSKLVDVIKDHRERTDKLVDFTEYK encoded by the exons ATggtatgcaaaatttcaaattttggatATTCCACTGATGTCATTGGGAATACACAATTCTTCGAATTGACGAATCAG TTCGAAATTTCCTATCAGTGGATGGCGCTTGAATCCCTGCTCCAACGAACATTTACCACTAAATCGGATGTCTGGTCATACGGCATTGCACTCTGGGAAATATTCACACTGG GGCAGAGACCGTATTTTAAGGACACACAGAGTGAAGTATTGACAAAACTTAATAAAGGATACAGATTATTGAAGCCTGGTTACTGTGAGGAGGAATT GTATAGACTCATGCTCGCATGTTGGAAAACTAAGCAAGAAAGCCGGCCTTCATTTGCAGAAATTATATCGTCAATATCACAGGTTTCT AAAATCATTCCAGTGCAAAGAGCAAGTCATGAACGGGATGATAAAGTTTCCGGAAAAATCCGTCGACCCTCTTTGCAAAGGCAGTTTAGAGTTGATCATTATATTGTCCGTGTTACCAGAGAGGTGTTCCGTGGTAAATTTAGTCAAATTTATCTCGGCAAGGCAAGAATGATTGATGATGAATCTGATTCTGTCCAAAATGTCGCAGTCAAAGTATTTACAG ATGTATCGACTGAGGTTTCCTCCTTGCAGCGGGAAGTTGATCTTATGAAATCAATACCAAGCCATGAAAATGTTATCGGCTTGCTGGCTTACTGCACTGACGAGG CCCCTCCCTTTTTTGTAATGGAGTTCGCTCGACATGGAAACCTTCAAAGGCACCTCGTTGAAAATCGTCCACGTTTTCTAACAGGTGATGGGATGTCATCCCAAAGGCACATTTTCTCATTCGCTAAGGATATCGCTTGTGGCATGGAGCACCTTTCCAACATAGGG attacacacaGGTATCTAACTGCAAAACATGTTTTAGTTTTCACCAATACAATTTGCAAAATCTCCAGTCTCGGATATGTAAGTGACGTTACACACGGAAAAAGATTACTGGATATGGCAAAAGAG GTTAGACATCCTTACCAGTGGATGGCTTTAGAGACGCTAACAAATTGGACATTTAACACATATACAGATGTATGGTCATTCGGTGTTGTTCTTTGGGAGATAATAACTTTAG GAAAGAAGCCGTTCGAGGGATTTGAGCAACACGAGGTTCTAGCAAGACTTAGAAAGGGATACAGACTGCTGAAGCCTAGCCATTGCAGCGACGAGGT CTATGATACAATGCTCTCATGTTGGAGAAAAGAGTCGAATGAAAGACCATCATTTTCCAAACTTGTTGATGTTATAAAAGACCACAGAGAACGAACAGAT AAACTTGTAGATTTCACCGAATACAAATGA
- the LOC139127787 gene encoding fibroblast growth factor receptor 2-like: MSPVETGGNRTLLPSIAGSTTSTNLANNGEPGQDSNFILIVILILSAIVIVVGIAIVSVLLYRKGGFRTVGLSVDYVRSCVLSGRNSPTDEEGENKEAEALRNVQQRSNPDQERVAAHSYEEIPVVENTDEDDTDMHDYDEAASTDIFNTMAGVREGPYVQPEIDEDADGEYLSPGQQVFEVERDRLHITACVHSGGFYRMHRGEAWFIGGKEGCTKIVIKSPTEDEESNLCLRREIDLMKSLYSHENVNALLACCTKTDPPQLITEHARYGNLRYFLAQKCQVILSLGSVVMKKRLLSFCYDIARGMEYLSASR, translated from the exons ATGAGTCCAGTTGAAACTGGAGGCAATCGAACATTATTGCCATCAATAGCAGGTTCCACTACTAGTACAAATCTGGCGAATAACG GTGAACCAGGGCAGGATTCAAATTTCATTCTAATAGTCATATTAATCTTGTCAGCAATCGTCATCGTCGTTGGAATTGCCATAGTATCTGTGCTTTTGTACAGGAAAGGGGGGTTTCGTACCG TTGGCCTAAGTGTTGATTATGTGCGGTCTTGTGTCCTTTCAG GTAGGAACTCTCCTACCGATGAGGAGGGGGAAAATAAAG AGGCAGAGGCTCTCAGAAACGTACAGCAAAGGTCAAATCCAG ATCAAGAGCGTGTAGCTGCGCACTCTTATGAGGAGATACCCGTAGTAGAGAATACAGACGAAGATGACACTGATATGCATGATTATGACGAGGCAGCGTCGACAGATATATTCAATACTATG GCGGGTGTGCGAGAAGGTCCATATGTGCAACCAGAGATTGATGAAGATGCCGATGGGGAATACCTGTCACCTGGTCAACAGGTTTTCGAGGTGGAGCGCGACAGATTGCACATTACTGCATGCGTGCATTCTGGTGGTTTCTATAGGATGCACAGAGGCGAAGCGTGGTTTATAGGTGGTAAAGAAGGCTGCACGAAAATCGTCATCAAGTCACCAACAG AAGATGAAGAATCAAATTTATGCCTCCGAAGAGAAATTGACTTAATGAAGTCGCTGTACTCACATGAAAATGTTAATGCCCTTCTGGCTTGTTGCACAAAAACAG ACCCACCACAGCTTATAACAGAGCACGCACGCTATGGCAACCTGCGATATTTCTTGGCTCAAAAATGTCAAGTCATATTATCGTTGGGCTCTGTTGTTATGAAAAAACgtcttttgtctttttgttaTGATATCGCGAGAGGAATGGAATATCTGTCAGCAAGCAGGTAA